In Tripterygium wilfordii isolate XIE 37 chromosome 15, ASM1340144v1, whole genome shotgun sequence, one DNA window encodes the following:
- the LOC119979842 gene encoding putative nuclease HARBI1, which yields MDMYADETDHFILEELAAITGVAIIAASEVMSHIPRIPCWRSCYTGHMYMTDLLRGNIIKCLSVLRMGRSVFRDLCRQLSTSYGLQASRELSVKEIVGMFVYTVGNGVGNRSVQDRFQHSGETVHRQFHNVLASLIRMSDDIIRPRDPTYSTVPKYIEDNEIYFPYFRDCIGAIDGTHIHASVPNDDRTRFIGRKGVTTQNVMAACDFDMLFTYVCAGWEGSAHDSRIFSSVLSNGNSKFPHPPPRKYYLVDLGYLNQSGYLAPYRGQRYHLEVFRNGPDVSTPREAFNHAHSSLRSVIERTFGVLKNKWHILSTMPPYSFRTQVKIVVACVVLHNFIRLRALDDPDFTAYGDDDHTLHVSGMEASTSQVGASTSEHQPFIGEELEMAALRDMIAAEVFASY from the exons ATGGATATGTATGCCGATGAAACTGATCATTTTATTTTGGAAGAACTTGCGGCTATTACGGGGGTCGCAATTATTGCGGCCAGCGAGGTTATGTCTCATATTCCACGAATACCTTGTTGGAGGTCATGCTACACTGGCCATATGTACATGACAGACTTGTTACGTGGTAACATAATCAAATGTTTGTCTGTTTTGAGGATGGGTAGGAGTGTGTTCAGGGACTTGTGTAGACAATTAAGCACGAGTTATGGCCTTCAAGCATCTCGTGAGCTTAGTGTCAAAGAAATAGTCGGGATGTTTGTTTACACTGTTGGAAATGGTGTCGGCAATCGGTCCGTGCAGGATAGATTCCAACATTCTGGGGAAACAGTCCATCGCCAATTTCATAATGTATTGGCCAGTTTAATTCGAATGTCAGACGATATTATTAGACCACGGGATCCAACATATTCGACAGTCCCGAAGTATATAGAAGATAACGAGATATATTTTCCATATTTTCGGGATTGCATTGGGGCAATTGATGGTACGCATATTCATGCATCAGTCCCTAATGATGATCGGACACGATTCATTGGGCGAAAAGGCGTGACCACACAGAATGTGATGGCGGCATGTGACTTTGATATGTTATTCACATATGTGTGTGCGGGTTGGGAGGGATCGGCGCATGATTCGAGAATTTTTAGTTCAGTTCTCTCTAATGGAAACTCAAAGTTTCCCCACCCTCCCCCAA gaaaatattacttggttgatttAGGATATCtgaatcaaagtggatatcTAGCACCGTATAGGGGACAGAGATACCATCTAGAGGTATTCCGAAATGGTCCCGATGTATCGACACCACGGGAAGCCTTTAATCATGCTCACTCATCTCTCCGCTCGGTTATTGAGCGCACATTTGGTGTGCTAAAAAATAAGTGGCACATTTTATCAACAATGCCCCCTTACTCATTTCGCACTCAAGTGAAGATCGTGGTTGCCTGCGTAGTTTTACATAATTTCATACGATTACGCGCATTGGATGACCCGGACTTCACTGCATATGGTGATGATGACCACACTCTTCATGTCTCAGGCATGGAAGCCAGTACCAGCCAAGTTGGAGCAAGCACTTCGGAGCACCAACCATTCATTGGTGAGGAACTAGAGATGGCAGCTCTTCGCGATATGATTGCGGCTGAAGTGTTTGCATCGTACTag
- the LOC119979843 gene encoding L10-interacting MYB domain-containing protein-like has product MLASGDNPKKEAAEIQIPSWQPIFFSLNAAYYFVSKLYKWALPRSMSNTTPLAPSTQAADKANWDSAQTKVFVDLCVEQLKEGRRPGSHFTKEGWQKIFKNKWDNLKKEYKLWKKLRIHDTGTGWDNVRNTILADNDWWERRIQGPENLEQLETLFDGIMATGEFAFFAGASNENAVNHNDQMRKSSIGENVDSLHISSDYSPDPEFDINIEQSNEVTSSPTPPLRQVRRRSGTSGTRGKKKRRASASDYREDISKSLGNLVSAVNSRSHSIASTPVSGAKAEIAECMHILEEIPETAEMGDLLLFALKLFHNKDHREYFTAMLRRDWQLAWLKMMYEDAQGGGAGGSK; this is encoded by the exons ATGCTTGCCTCAGGGGATAATCCAAAGAAGGAAGCTGCTGAG ATCCAAATTCCTTCATGGCAacctatatttttttctctaaatgcTG CATATTACTTTGTGTCTAAGTTGTACAAATGGGCCTTGCCACGTAGTATGAGCAATACCACACCTCTTGCACCATCAACACAAGCTGCAGACAAGGCCAATTGGGATTCTGCCCAAACCAAAGTTTTTGTTGATCTTTGTGTCGAACAATTAAAGGAAGGGCGTAGGCCTGGTTCACACTTCACCAAAGAAGGTTGGCAGAAGATA TTTAAGAACAAATGGGATAATCTGAAGAAGGAGTACAAATTGTGGAAGAAGCTGCGTATTCATGACACTGGGACTGGATGGGACAATGTTCGTAACACTATTCTGGCGGACAATGATTGGTGGGAGAGAAGAATTCAG GGACCTGAAAACCTTGAGCAGTTGGAGACACTCTTTGATGGAATTATGGCCACTGGTGAATTTGCATTTTTTGCAGGAGCATCAAACGAGAATGCTGTGAACCATAATGATCAAATGCGAAAGTCAAGCATAGGAGAAAATGTGGATTCTCTCCACATCTCCTCTGATTACTCTCCTGATCCAGAGTTTGACATCAACATTGAGCAAAGTAATGAAGTAACTAGCTCCCCCACTCCACCACTTCGTCAAGTTAGGAGGAGGTCAGGCACGTCAGGGACCCGTGGAAAGAAGAAGCGTAGGGCATCTGCATCTGACTATCGCGAAGACATTAGCAAGTCCTTGGGAAACTTAGTGTCTGCTGTGAATAGCCGATCTCATTCTATAGCCAGTACCCCTGTTTCAGGTGCTAAAGCTGAAATTGCTGAGTGTATGCATATTCTAGAGGAAATTCCAGAGACTGCTGAGATGGGAGATTTGCTTTTGTTTGCTCTGAAACTATTCCATAACAAAGACCACCGTGAGTACTTTACTGCAATGTTACGCAGGGACTGGCAGCTTGCGTGGTTGAAGATGATGTACGAGGACGCACAGGGGGGTGGTGCAGGGGGCagcaaatga